DNA sequence from the Marinilongibacter aquaticus genome:
TAGAGAAACTGATGAGTGGCGACGCTTCTGGTCGTGTGGCAAGATAAGCTGAAAATGAAATTTTAAAAATTGGCCGCCGGAAACGGCGGCCAAAACTTATAGAGATAATGGCTAAATATTCAAGATTGGAAGTAGCCCAAGTGATGAAAGAAAACGGCATGGTGCCTTTGTTTTTTCATCCGGATATAGAATTGGGCAAAGAAGTGCTGAAGGCTTGTTACGATGGCGGTGCCCGTTTGATCGAGTTCACCAGTCGTGGCGATTTCGCACACGAAGTTTTTGGCGAACTGAACAAGTTTGCCCTAAAAGAATTGCCCGGAATGATTATGGGGGTAGGCTCGATTACCGACGCGGCCGCGGCTTCTTTGTACATGGCTTTGGGTGCTAATTTTATCGTGACACCTGTTTTTCGTGAGGATATTGCAATCGCTTGCAATAGACGCAAGGTCTTGTGGTCTCCGGGTTGCGGAAGCCTTACGGAAATTGCTCGTGCAGAAGAGCTGGGCTGCGAAATAGTGAAACTTTTCCCAGGCGATTTGTACGGTCCCAAATTCGTAAAAGGCATCAAAGGTCCTCAACCTTGGACAAGCATTATGCCCACAGGTGGGGTTTCGCCAGATGAAGCCAATTTGAAGGGCTGGTTCGACGCGGGCGTAACCTGCGTAGGCATGGGCTCGCAGTTGATTTCTAAAGACATTTTGGCCAATAGAGATATGGAAGGCCTGAAGAAAAAAGTGGCCGATGCATTGGCCATTATCGCCAAAGTGCGATCGTGATTTTATTTTAACATTTGCGGTCGCTTCAAGCTTGCAGACTTAATTGGAATTCTCTAATTTGTTGTCTTTGAAGCGACCACATTCAACCCTTAACTGATGAATACTAAACCAAAAACCTTTAGGTGGACCGTCGTTGTACTTCTTTTTGCGGCCACAACAATCAATTATTTAGACCGCCAGGTAATCGGATTGCTCAAACCTTCTCTCGAAGAAGAGTTCAATTGGTCTGAACTGGATTACAGCTATATTGTGATGGCTTTTACGGCTTCGTATGCTCTAGGCTATCTGGTCTTCGGTCGGATTATCGATAAAATTGGTTCTAAACTGGGGCTTGCTTTTTCTTTGATCATCTGGTCTGTAGCGGCCATGGGGCATGCAATTGCGAGAACAACCTTTGCCTTTGGTTTTTGGAGGGCTCTTTTGGGTTTGGGAGAATCGGGTAACTTCCCGGCATCGATTAAAGTGGTAGCCGAATGGTTTCCCAAAAAAGATCGGGCCTTTGCCACAGGTATTTTCAACTCGGGTACAAACATTGGAGCCGTAATCGCTCCTATTGTGGTGCCTTGGATTTTGGGTGTTTGGGGCTGGCACGAAGCCTTTATTGCCACCGGAGCCGTGGGTTTCATTTGGCTTATATTTTGGTGGTTTATGTATGAACTGCCCCAACGTAAAAAGGGCGTGTCTCAAGAAGAGATCGACTATATCAATAGCGATGAAGACGAGCAAGAGGAGCAAAGACAAGACAATGGTGAAGAGATTGGTTGGAAAAAACTTTTGAGTATGCGTCAGACTTGGGCCTATATTCTGGGGAAATTCTTCACAGATCCCATTTGGTGGTTCTTTTTATTCTGGTTGCCGTCTTATTTCAGCTCGATTTTCGATCTCGATCTGAAAAAACCTTCGATGCACATTGCAGTATTGTACACATTGGCTACGATTGGCTCAGTGGGTGGCGGTTATTTGTCAGGATGGTTTATCAACAAAGGCTGGCCTGTATTCAAAGCCAGAAAAACAGCCATGTTGATTTTTGCATTGGCTGTAATGCCGATATTCTTCGCCCGCTACGTGACAGAAGCTTGGACAGCCGTGTGGCTGATCAGCTTGGCCTGTGCGGCTCACCAAGCCTGGAGTGCCAATATGTTTACAACCGCATCGGATATGTTCCCCAAAAAGGCGGTAAGTTCGGTGGTGGGCATCGGTGGTTTGGCCGGTTCATTGGGCGGTGTGCTCTTTCCTTTAATTGTAGGGAATATTTTGGACGCCTTCAAAAATCAAGGAAATATTTCGGGAGGATACAATATTATTTTCATCATGTGCGGGCTGGCATATATAATCGCCTGGGCAATGATGCACTTTTTTGCTCCTAAAATGACCAAGGTGAAGTTCCATTAAACGGGACTTTACGCCTTGCTTTAAGAACAGACACGAATACAACCCAATCGAATGAAAAATTTAAACAGACGTGATTTTATAGGGAAAACTGGGCTCGCCGCCGCCGGCATAATGGGGGCAAGCAGTTTACGCGAAGTTTTTGCTTCTTCAACCGGAGCGAAAAAGAAAGTGGCCTTGGTGGGCACAGGTGTACGTGGACTCGGGATGTGGTCGAAACCCGTGCTGGCCGAGTTCTCGGATATTGTGGAGTTCGTGGGTCTTTCGGATATCAATGAAGGGCGATTGAAATATGCTCAGGAGTATCTCGGCGGCAATATTCCAATCTATGGTGATTTTGATGAAATGATGAAAGCCACAAAACCGGATATTCTGATCGTGAGCACCGTAGATGCTACACACAGTGATTTCATTATCCGTGGCATGGAGTTGGGTGCGGATGTGGTGACTGAAAAACCGATGACCACCGACGAAGAGAAGTGCCAAGCGATTTTGGATACCGAAAGAAAAACAGGCAAGAAAGTAACGGTAACCTTCAATTATCGATATTCGCCGCACCGTCAGAAAATATATGAGATTTTGAGAAGTGGGGACATTGGCGACATCACTTCTGTCGATTTCCATTGGTATTTGGATATTCATCATGGAGCTGATTATTTCAGAAGATGGCACCGCTTGGTGGAGAAAAGCGGCTCGCTTTGGGTGCATAAGGCCTCGCATCATTTCGATTTGTTGAACTGGTGGTTGGAATCCGAGCCTGAAACGGTCTATGCCCTTGGCGATTTAGAACATTACGGCAAAAACGGAGAGTTCAGAGGAGAAACCTGTCGCAGTTGTGCTCATAAACACGATTGCCAGTTTCATTGGGATATCACCAAAAGCGAACATTTGACACGTCTGTATGTCAACAATGAAAAATACGACGGTTATCACCGCGACGGCTGCGTATTTAGAAACGACGTGAATATTTGGGATAAAATGGCCGCAACTATTCATTATGCCAACAAGGTGAATGTCAGCTATTCCTTGACCACCTATTCGCCTTACGAAGGTTACCGCATTTGTTTCAATGGCACAAAGGGGCGTTTGGATGCGTGGATAAAAGAATCTGGAGCAA
Encoded proteins:
- a CDS encoding bifunctional 4-hydroxy-2-oxoglutarate aldolase/2-dehydro-3-deoxy-phosphogluconate aldolase, with amino-acid sequence MAKYSRLEVAQVMKENGMVPLFFHPDIELGKEVLKACYDGGARLIEFTSRGDFAHEVFGELNKFALKELPGMIMGVGSITDAAAASLYMALGANFIVTPVFREDIAIACNRRKVLWSPGCGSLTEIARAEELGCEIVKLFPGDLYGPKFVKGIKGPQPWTSIMPTGGVSPDEANLKGWFDAGVTCVGMGSQLISKDILANRDMEGLKKKVADALAIIAKVRS
- a CDS encoding MFS transporter; this encodes MNTKPKTFRWTVVVLLFAATTINYLDRQVIGLLKPSLEEEFNWSELDYSYIVMAFTASYALGYLVFGRIIDKIGSKLGLAFSLIIWSVAAMGHAIARTTFAFGFWRALLGLGESGNFPASIKVVAEWFPKKDRAFATGIFNSGTNIGAVIAPIVVPWILGVWGWHEAFIATGAVGFIWLIFWWFMYELPQRKKGVSQEEIDYINSDEDEQEEQRQDNGEEIGWKKLLSMRQTWAYILGKFFTDPIWWFFLFWLPSYFSSIFDLDLKKPSMHIAVLYTLATIGSVGGGYLSGWFINKGWPVFKARKTAMLIFALAVMPIFFARYVTEAWTAVWLISLACAAHQAWSANMFTTASDMFPKKAVSSVVGIGGLAGSLGGVLFPLIVGNILDAFKNQGNISGGYNIIFIMCGLAYIIAWAMMHFFAPKMTKVKFH
- a CDS encoding Gfo/Idh/MocA family protein, giving the protein MKNLNRRDFIGKTGLAAAGIMGASSLREVFASSTGAKKKVALVGTGVRGLGMWSKPVLAEFSDIVEFVGLSDINEGRLKYAQEYLGGNIPIYGDFDEMMKATKPDILIVSTVDATHSDFIIRGMELGADVVTEKPMTTDEEKCQAILDTERKTGKKVTVTFNYRYSPHRQKIYEILRSGDIGDITSVDFHWYLDIHHGADYFRRWHRLVEKSGSLWVHKASHHFDLLNWWLESEPETVYALGDLEHYGKNGEFRGETCRSCAHKHDCQFHWDITKSEHLTRLYVNNEKYDGYHRDGCVFRNDVNIWDKMAATIHYANKVNVSYSLTTYSPYEGYRICFNGTKGRLDAWIKESGAMERPAYDEIMVNYNFGEVEYIQIPQSAGHGGGDRRLRDRIFRAPESEDKYRQSAGSRDGAMAILIGVAARKSIASGKAIRIEDLTDLKPRAKKA